The Immundisolibacter sp. genome contains the following window.
GCCTGTTAGTCAGGCCAGGCCTTGAGCAGCCCCCGTGCCAGATCACATGTGTTTGTTTTAATTAATGAAACATCAGGGCTTCGAGGGGCGCCTGTTGCCCATACAGCAGTTGCGGAAGCAGGTTGCGGGTAACTCAGCAGCGCAACCGGCTGGTGCAGTCCGTCGGAAAGTGGGGGATGAGGCGGGATATGAAGCGGCCGGCCGGGGGATCAGCGGCGCCAAGCGTCAGAGCAGCGCGAAGGGCGGCATGAGTGAGGCAAAGGAACCCGCAGCGGCCGGCTGCGACCCGCGGATCGGGCCGCCGCCCGGGCGGCGCGGTCCGGCGGTTGGCCGGTACTGCTGACGGGACGTGGCGCAGGCGCGGCCCTGGCGCCGCGGGCTTTCGCCTGCTTACTTACAATACCGGCCACATCCCCTGATCAGTCCAACGTGCATGAACGCTGCCGACCGCCCGACGCCGACCAACTTCATACGCCAGATCGTCGAGCAGGATCTGGCCATCGGGAAGCATCGGACGGTGGTCACGCGCTTTCCGCCGGAGCCCAACGGCTACCTGCACATCGGTCACGCCAAGTCGATCTGTCTGAATTTCGGTCTGGCGCAGGAGTTCGGTGGCGTCTGCCACCTGCGCTTCGACGACACCAACCCGGCCAAGGAGGACATCGAGTACGTGGAGGCCATCGAGCGGGACGTGCGCTGGCTGGGCTTCGACTGGGGCGACAAGCTGTTTCACGCCTCGGACTACTTCCAGCAGCTGCACGACTTCGCGGTCCACCTGATTCGCGCCGGCAAGGCCTACGTGTGCAGCCTGAGCGCCGAGGAAACCCGCGCCTGGCGTGGCACGCTGACCGAGCCGGGCCGCGACAGCCCGTACCGCACGCGCAGCGTGGACGAGAACCTGGACCTGTTCGCCCGCATGCGGGCCGGTGAGTTCCCGGACGGCGCGCACGTGCTGCGGGCCAGGATCGACATGGCCTCGCCGAACCTGAACCTGCGCGACCCAGTGCTGTACCGCATCAAGCACGCGCCGCACCCGGTGACCGGCGATGCCTGGTGCATCTATCCCATGTACGACTACGCGCACTGCGTGTCGGACGCGCTGGAGGGCATTACCCACTCGCTATGCACGCTGGAGTTCGAGGATCACCGTGCGCTGTACGACTGGATCCTCGACCAGCTGCCGGTGCCCTGCCACCCGCGCCAGATCGAGTTCTCGCGCCTGAATCTTTCCTACACGGTGATGAGCAAGCGCCGCCTGCACGAGCTGGTGGAAGGCGGCCACGTGCACGGCTGGGACGATCCGCGCCTGCCGACGCTGTCGGGCCTGCGCCGGCGCGGCGTGCCGCCGGCCGCCATCCGCGACTTCTGCAGCCGCGTCGGCGTGACGCGCAAGGAGAACGTGATCGACGTGGTG
Protein-coding sequences here:
- a CDS encoding glutamine--tRNA ligase/YqeY domain fusion protein, producing the protein MNAADRPTPTNFIRQIVEQDLAIGKHRTVVTRFPPEPNGYLHIGHAKSICLNFGLAQEFGGVCHLRFDDTNPAKEDIEYVEAIERDVRWLGFDWGDKLFHASDYFQQLHDFAVHLIRAGKAYVCSLSAEETRAWRGTLTEPGRDSPYRTRSVDENLDLFARMRAGEFPDGAHVLRARIDMASPNLNLRDPVLYRIKHAPHPVTGDAWCIYPMYDYAHCVSDALEGITHSLCTLEFEDHRALYDWILDQLPVPCHPRQIEFSRLNLSYTVMSKRRLHELVEGGHVHGWDDPRLPTLSGLRRRGVPPAAIRDFCSRVGVTRKENVIDVVQLETCIREALEQSAPRALAVLRPLKVVIENYPADQTDWLDAPNHPQRPELGSRQLPFGREIYIERDDFMLDPPKDFHRLAPGREVRLRFAYFIRCERVVTDPASGEVLELICSYDPATRGGNAPDGRKVKGTIHWADARHALRAQVRLYDRLFAVPDPAGETDYLALRNPDSLQVLTDCLLEPALAAATGGYQFERLGYFTPDPDSRPDAPVWNRTVSLRDTWAKVAARG